One window from the genome of Glycine soja cultivar W05 chromosome 12, ASM419377v2, whole genome shotgun sequence encodes:
- the LOC114378213 gene encoding nudix hydrolase 9 isoform X1, translating into MEKEASSTDDPSSFTLLVSCPSGLSPSQVSVAFSDAYDRIPHSDVILENTISEIWKQRSQKNNSLFNGKKFRYGGCVLHAKDGSDHECEPHLCLHLGLTDYRTFVGTNLSPLWERFLVPSEDDSVLCQHTSNPLGNGAVVETNDNKILVLQRSDNVGEFPGHFVFPGGHPEPQEIGITSHQYNKELTESINTKVSQEMFDSIVREVVEEIGVPASSLSIPAFIGISRRNLNVRPAAFFFIKCGLDSKEVRQFYSSAQDGYESTQLYAVPMIEIENMTSRMPGCHRGGFALYKLMVDTRKIT; encoded by the exons ATGGAGAAGGAAGCGAGTAGCACCGACGACCCTTCTTCGTTCACGCTTCTAGTGTCGTGTCCTTCCGGCCTTTCACCTTCACAG GTTTCTGTGGCATTCAGCGACGCCTACGACCGGATCCCCCACTCTGACGTCATCTTGGAGAACACGATTTCCGAG ATATGGAAGCAGAGGAGTCAGAAGAACAATTCGCTCTTCAATGGGAAGAAGTTCAGG TATGGAGGGTGTGTTTTGCATGCCAAAGATGGATCCGACCATGAATGTGAACCGCATTTATGCCTCCATCTAGGTTTGACAGATTACAG GACTTTTGTGGGGACAAATTTAAGTCCTTTGTGGGAAAGGTTCCTGGTTCCATCAGAAG ATGATTCTGTTCTTTGTCAGCACACCTCCAATCCACTAGGAAATGGTGCAGTGGTGGAAACAAATGACAACAAAATACTTGTATTACAACGAAGTGATAATGTTGGTGAATTTCCTGGACATTTTGTTTTCCCTGGAGGCCATCCTGAG CCTCAAGAAATTGGTATAACATCTCATCAATATAACAAGGAGTTAACAGAATCTATTAACACTAAGGTTTCACAGGAGATGTTTGACAGCATTGTTCGTGAAGTAGTTGAAGAAATTGGAGTGCCGGCTTCATCCCTT AGCATCCCGGCTTTCATTGGTATATCTCGCAGGAACTTGAATGTTAGACCAGCtgcatttttctttattaaatgcGGTCTTGACTCAAAGGAAGTTCGGCAGTTTTATTCAAGTGCACAAGATGGCTATGAGTCAACTCAGCTATATGCTGTTCCAATG ATTGAAATAGAAAACATGACTTCTAGGATGCCTGGCTGTCATCGAGGTGGATTTGCCCTCTATAAATTGATGGTTGACACCAGGAAGATTACTTGA
- the LOC114378213 gene encoding nudix hydrolase 9 isoform X2, with the protein MHSCILRVRACVCWIWKQRSQKNNSLFNGKKFRYGGCVLHAKDGSDHECEPHLCLHLGLTDYRTFVGTNLSPLWERFLVPSEDDSVLCQHTSNPLGNGAVVETNDNKILVLQRSDNVGEFPGHFVFPGGHPEPQEIGITSHQYNKELTESINTKVSQEMFDSIVREVVEEIGVPASSLSIPAFIGISRRNLNVRPAAFFFIKCGLDSKEVRQFYSSAQDGYESTQLYAVPMIEIENMTSRMPGCHRGGFALYKLMVDTRKIT; encoded by the exons ATGCATTCATGTATTCTGCGCGTGCGGGCGTGTGTTTGTTGG ATATGGAAGCAGAGGAGTCAGAAGAACAATTCGCTCTTCAATGGGAAGAAGTTCAGG TATGGAGGGTGTGTTTTGCATGCCAAAGATGGATCCGACCATGAATGTGAACCGCATTTATGCCTCCATCTAGGTTTGACAGATTACAG GACTTTTGTGGGGACAAATTTAAGTCCTTTGTGGGAAAGGTTCCTGGTTCCATCAGAAG ATGATTCTGTTCTTTGTCAGCACACCTCCAATCCACTAGGAAATGGTGCAGTGGTGGAAACAAATGACAACAAAATACTTGTATTACAACGAAGTGATAATGTTGGTGAATTTCCTGGACATTTTGTTTTCCCTGGAGGCCATCCTGAG CCTCAAGAAATTGGTATAACATCTCATCAATATAACAAGGAGTTAACAGAATCTATTAACACTAAGGTTTCACAGGAGATGTTTGACAGCATTGTTCGTGAAGTAGTTGAAGAAATTGGAGTGCCGGCTTCATCCCTT AGCATCCCGGCTTTCATTGGTATATCTCGCAGGAACTTGAATGTTAGACCAGCtgcatttttctttattaaatgcGGTCTTGACTCAAAGGAAGTTCGGCAGTTTTATTCAAGTGCACAAGATGGCTATGAGTCAACTCAGCTATATGCTGTTCCAATG ATTGAAATAGAAAACATGACTTCTAGGATGCCTGGCTGTCATCGAGGTGGATTTGCCCTCTATAAATTGATGGTTGACACCAGGAAGATTACTTGA
- the LOC114379954 gene encoding ankyrin repeat-containing protein At5g02620-like yields MDTPNAQPQAASASTPRKKMTKQLTGKRDDTPLHSAARAGNMTVLKDTVGGTEEGELRVLLTKQNHAGETVLYVAAEYGYVDMVRELIQYYDLAGAGIKARNGFDALHIAAKQGDLDIVKILMEAHPELSMTVDPSNTTAVHTAALQGHTEIVKLLLEAGSNLATISRSNGKTALHSAARNGHLEVVKALLGKEPSVATRTDKKGQTAIHMAVKGQSLEVVEELIKADPSTINMVDNKGNTALHIATRKGRARIVKLLLGQTETDALVVNRSGETALDTAEKTGNSEVKDILLEHGVRRAKAIKAQPGTATARELKQTVSDIKHEVHYQLEHTRQTRRGVQGIAKRINKMHTEGLNNAINSTTVVAVLIATVAFAAIFTVPGQFADEPKDIPAGSGMTIGEANIAPQAAFLIFFVFDSIALFISLAVVVVQTSVVIIESKAKKQMMAIINKLMWLACVLISVAFLALSFVVVGKDQKWLAIGVTIIGTTIMATTLGTMSYWVIRHRIEASNLRSIRKSSMGSRSRSFSVSVMSDSELLNNDRKILYAI; encoded by the exons ATGGACACACCAAATGCACAGCCGCAAGCTGCATCAGCAAGCACGCCaaggaaaaaaatgacaaaGCAATTGACAGGTAAAAGGGATGATACACCTTTGCACTCTGCAGCAAGAGCAGGGAATATGACTGTTCTGAAAGACACGGTTGGTGGCACTGAAGAGGGTGAACTACGTGTGTTGCTGACAAAGCAGAACCATGCCGGAGAAACGGTTCTTTATGTTGCTGCTGAATATGGTTATGTTGATATGGTTAGGGAGCTGATTCAATATTATGATCTTGCTGGGGCGGGAATTAAGGCCAGGAATGGGTTTGATGCACTCCACATTGCTGCCAAACAAGGGGATTTAG ATATTGTGAAGATCTTAATGGAGGCTCATCCTGAATTGTCAATGACTGTGGATCCATCCAACACCACAGCAGTGCACACCGCTGCATTACAAGGGCATACTGAGATAGTGAAGCTTCTATTGGAAGCAGGTAGTAATCTGGCAACCATATCTAGAAGTAATGGGAAAACAGCTTTGCATTCTGCTGCGAGAAATGGACATTTGGAGGTTGTGAAAGCGCTTCTGGGGAAGGAGCCTTCAGTTGCAACACGGACTGATAAGAAGGGACAAACAGCAATTCACATGGCAGTGAAGGGACAGAGTCTTGAGGTGGTGGAGGAGTTGATAAAAGCTGATCCCTCAACAATAAACATGGTTGATAATAAGGGTAACACAGCATTGCATATAGCAACCAGGAAGGGCAGGGCTCGG ATTGTTAAGTTGCTTCTTGGGCAGACAGAAACCGATGCCTTGGTAGTTAACAGATCCGGCGAAACTGCACTAGACACAGCTGAGAAAACTGGTAACTCTGAAGTTAAAGACATTCTCCTGGAACATGGTGTCCGAAGAGCCAAAGCCATAAAGGCTCAACCAGGAACAGCCACAGCCCGAGAGTTGAAACAGACTGTGAGTGACATAAAGCATGAAGTCCACTACCAGTTGGAACACACGCGCCAAACTCGAAGAGGTGTTCAAGGCATTGCCAAACGCATCAACAAAATGCATACTGAAGGACTCAACAATGCAATAAACTCCACAACTGTGGTTGCAGTCCTCATTGCCACAGTTGCCTTTGCAGCAATCTTCACAGTCCCCGGCCAATTTGCTGATGAACCAAAAGACATCCCTGCAGGTTCAGGAATGACCATTGGTGAAGCAAACATAGCCCCACAAGCTgcatttctcattttcttcgTCTTTGATTCCATCGCCCTCTTCATTTCTCTGGCCGTGGTGGTGGTGCAAACCTCGGTTGTGATCATAGAAAGCAAAGCAAAGAAGCAGATGATGGCCATCATTAACAAGCTAATGTGGTTGGCTTGTGTGCTTATTTCTGTGGCCTTCTTGGCACTGTCATTTGTAGTGGTGGGGAAGGATCAGAAGTGGCTTGCAATTGGAGTCACTATCATAGGGACAACTATAATGGCCACAACTTTGGGCACCATGAGTTACTGGGTCATTAGGCATCGCATTGAGGCCTCAAACTTAAGGAGCATTCGGAAATCTTCAATGGGAAGCAGGTCAAGGTCTTTTTCAGTATCAGTTATGTCAGATTCTGAGCTACTAAACAATGACCGCAAGATATTGTATGCCATATAG